The Candidatus Neomarinimicrobiota bacterium DNA window AATTGTAGCTATTATATTACCACCAAATGCTGGTCTTATCTGTAGAAGGAGATTTTTATATTCTTTCCCAAGATATCTCACATCAGAAATCTGCAAATCAGTACAATCAGCTGTCAGACCACTTCTTGTAGCAGAAGCTACTCTTGGAGCAAGGTCTCGACCTATATGAGTAGCTCCAAAAATCACCACTCTTGGTTTCAGTCTGGTTACCAGATCAATAATTACCCTGGCATATGGTAATGTCAAATAGTACTTCAACTTCTCATGATCAATTAGTAATACCTCATCCGCACCAAATCTGAACGTTTCCTTAGCGATATTTTCTACTTTATACCCGAGAAGAACCGCCACTAGCTTCTCATTAAGTGTATTTGCAAGCTTTCTACCTTTAGATAACAACTCAAAGCTTACATCAGCAGGTTTTCCATCCCTCTGCTCTATAAAAACCCAAACATTACTATTCTCACTCATAAAAATCTCCTTTAACCAAAAATTCTATCTGCCATTAGTTCATCTATCAGCCTACCCAAGCCTTCCTTTGTAGGCTCTATCACGACAGGTTCCTTTGATGCTAAAACTACCGAATCTATTTTATATACTTTCGTTGGTGAACCTCTAAGACCGCACCGCTCTTCAGGAAGTTGTAATTCTTTCGCTGTTATAGTCTTTATTAGTAAGCCTTTATCATCATATTCCTTGATTAAATTATCAAGATATGGAACCTGTGTGTCATCAATTATCTCGCTCAGTTCAAAAATAGTCTTTGCTTTTTTATAATACATTACCCTTTTGGCCGAGAACGGTCTTGGTTCAGCTGCATCCTTTACAATAGTCAACAGTACAGGTAATCTGGACTCAACGATTTCATACCCGCCATCAATTCTTTTTTTCACAATTATATGGTCTTTATCCAGCTCCAGAATTTCCTCCGTATAGGTTATCTGTGGGATACCGAGTTTTTCAGCAGTCTGAGGACCCACCTGTGCTGTGTCTCCGTCAATAGCCTGCCTTCCCGCCATAATTAAGTCAAATTCGCCAAGATATTTAATAGCCTC harbors:
- a CDS encoding electron transfer flavoprotein subunit beta/FixA family protein, with the translated sequence MSYRVVVLVKQVPDTANITGNVMKEDGTINRSKLPAIFNPEDKVALEIALRVKEKYGGSVTVISMGPPRAADILRESLYMGADKVYLISDVKFAGADTLATSYVLSEAIKYLGEFDLIMAGRQAIDGDTAQVGPQTAEKLGIPQITYTEEILELDKDHIIVKKRIDGGYEIVESRLPVLLTIVKDAAEPRPFSAKRVMYYKKAKTIFELSEIIDDTQVPYLDNLIKEYDDKGLLIKTITAKELQLPEERCGLRGSPTKVYKIDSVVLASKEPVVIEPTKEGLGRLIDELMADRIFG